Proteins from one Novosphingobium aureum genomic window:
- a CDS encoding TetR/AcrR family transcriptional regulator → MTVQPKDQRTRPRKQPRQVRAQHTVNAIIEASARILEEQGHGGFTTNAVAELAGASIGTLYQYFPDKNALLGALIARETSRLVEEVEAASMVVTGRGALDGVIEAAVRHQVRRPRLARLLDFEEARLPLDADTQLVRARIVTILADILTRPDIPRQSDMPSATGDVLAIIRGMLDAAGERGEEGQAPLMIRVRRAVLGYLSMPDVAEN, encoded by the coding sequence ATGACCGTACAGCCCAAGGATCAGCGCACCCGCCCACGAAAACAGCCACGGCAGGTGCGCGCGCAGCACACCGTGAACGCGATCATCGAAGCCTCTGCTCGCATTTTGGAGGAGCAGGGGCATGGTGGTTTCACTACGAACGCGGTGGCTGAACTGGCCGGCGCCAGCATCGGCACGCTTTACCAATACTTTCCCGACAAGAATGCGCTGCTCGGCGCGCTGATCGCCCGCGAAACATCCCGCCTTGTCGAGGAAGTCGAGGCTGCGAGCATGGTGGTTACCGGACGGGGGGCTCTCGATGGCGTCATCGAAGCCGCTGTCCGGCACCAAGTGCGCCGCCCTCGCCTGGCACGGTTGCTCGATTTCGAGGAAGCGCGCCTGCCGCTCGATGCCGACACGCAGCTTGTAAGAGCAAGGATCGTGACCATCCTGGCAGACATCCTCACCCGACCAGATATCCCTCGGCAATCCGACATGCCATCTGCCACCGGCGACGTGCTGGCGATCATCCGGGGGATGCTCGATGCCGCCGGCGAACGGGGCGAAGAAGGACAGGCGCCGCTCATGATAAG